A stretch of DNA from Oryzomicrobium terrae:
AAACATTTCCTCCGAACAGCTGAGGAAAGCCTCATAGGGGTCTGATGATCCCGTGGCAGTGATGGACATAGGGTTGTGACGTTGGTGCTATCGGGCGGCGGGGGCGGTTTCGGGGCGGTCGCCGATTTCTTCCCAGGCCGAGTGGATTTGGGCGAGCAGCCCCAGTACTTCGTCCAGTGCGGCTGGCTCGTTCTTCAGGTTGGCAAAGAGCAGACGATCCGACATGTATTCGTACAACGCTTGGAGCTGTACAGCCAGGCTGCCGCCGGCCTCAAGATCAAGGCTGGCCTTGAGCCCATTGTTGATGATGTCGATGGCTTTGGAAATGGAGGCGCCTTTGGCGGCAATTTCCCCATTCGACATCTGTAACTTGGCGGCAAGAATTGCCGCTTTGGCGCCTTCAAACAGCAGCAGAATCAGCTTGTGCGGGCTGGCCGATTCCACCGATGTTTCCACGCCCACCGTTGCATAGGCGGCAATGGGGTTGCGGCTAACAAACATGTAAGTCCTTTGGGCCCGCCTTACTTGCTCAGGCTGGCCAGTTGCTGGGTCAGGTAGGTGCTGGTCTGGTTCATTTTCGACAAGAGCGTATCCAGCGCCGTGTATTGTGCCCGATAGCGCGCTTCAAGAGCGGTCAGGCGGGTACTCAGTTCGTCGCGGCGCTTGCCGATATCCTTGATCGTGGCGTTGATGCCGTCCGTTTTGGCGTTGAAAATGCCCTTCGAATCCAGCAGGCCGGTCAATACCTGATCAAGGTGCTGAGCGAAACCCCGGTCGAAGGTGACCGTGCCGCGGTCGCCAAGCGTATCGCCCTTGATGGTCAATTTCAGCCCGTCTGCCCCGCCGGAGCTGCCGGTCAAATCCTGGCCACTGCCCAAGGCGGGGTTGCCGCCAATGGTGCCGGCAACGTTTACACCGACAGTGTTGGTCCGGGAGGCGCCAAACAGGCTGGAAGCGCCGTCACCCGAGACGGTTACATCGGACGTGGAGCCGTACTTGTTTGACGTGATCTTCAGCGCCCCCGAGCCCGTGCCGCTGGCCGTGGTGGTGGTGCCAAATAGCGCGCTGGCTCCGGCGCCTGCCAAGGTAATCTGGGATGTTGAACCGTAAGAGGGAGAGGTCAGTGAGAGCACGCCATCCTTGACGTCGACCTGTATTTTGCCGGCACCGAAGGCGGTGTTGATCTTGCTCTGCAGGTCATTGACCAGATCGCCTGGATTGGCGTAGCTGGCAGCCAGGGTAATGTCCTGTCCGGTGCCCCCGTCCAGGCCGATGTTCAGCGTGGTTCCGCCGGCGGCGGCCAGGTTGGCTGCCGTGCTACCGGTAAGCTTGGCCTGGGTACCGTCGAAGCCTACCGCCACACTGCTGCCGGCGCTGCTGATGGCTCCAGCGCCATTGACCTTGGACTGAATCTCGGCGATCAGTTGCTTGGGGGAATAGTTGCCGGTCGCCAGGGTGACCGTTGCCGAGATGCCGTCAACCTTGAAAGTCAGTGTCTTGTTGCTATCGTCGATAGTGTAGGTCGGTGCGGCACTGCCAATCAGTTTGCCCTGGGTGGCCAGTTGGGTGATGTTTACCGCGTAGCTGCCCGGTTGTGCATTCTTGTTCGCGGAAGTGAACGAAACCAGGCTGTCAGTGGACTTGCCCATGCTGGCAAAGAGGGCTGCCACATCTTTGGTGGTGTCGCTGAAAGCGTTACCCAACTTGGTCGAATCGATCGCCAAGGTGCCATTCTGTTGCTGCGTGATGCCAATATCCGAGAGGCGGCGGAAGCCGCCGGCAGCAGCCGTCAAGGGGGTGCTGATGGCAGTACGCAACTGGGAGATGGCCGTGCGCACGGTAGCGTCGCCTTGCAGGATGGCTGATGTCTTGGTACTGGCGTCGTACTTGGATGCGTCGCCTAGGGCCTTGATTGCATCGTTGTAGGCCTTGACGAAGCTTTCCACCGCCTTGCGACCGTCGCTGTTGTCGCGGTTGACCGTTACCGTGGTGGTCTTGCCGACCTCGGCCTTGGTCAGGTTGAGGGAAACACCCTCGATCGCATCGGTAATCAAGTTGGAAGACTTGGTGATCGGAATACCATCGATCACAGCCTTGGCATCCTGGGCCGACAGGGTTTCCGTCATGTTCTTGCCGCTGCCGGCAGCTTTGGTCTGGTCAAAGGCGATTTGCGACAAACCGGTACCATCGTCGTTGTTGCCGTCGCTATCTTCTACCGTGATTTTCAGGCTGTTGGCGGTGCCGCTGTCCTTGGACGAAATGATCAGCCGGTTACCGCTGCCGTCGTTGATGATGGACGCGTTGACGCCAGCGTTTGCCCGGTTGATGGCATCGCGAATGCCTGCCAGGCTGCTGTCGGCAGGGTTGATGGTGATGGTGGTGGGGCTTTTGTTGGGGTTGGCCGAGAACGTGTTGCTGGTGCTGTCGTAGGTGCCGAACTGGATGGTGACCTTGCCTTGCCCAACCGCCGTATTCGTATTGGTGAACAGGCCAGACTTGACCTTCTGCGCTTGGGCGAGCGCCTGGACTTCCACGGAGAAGCTACCCGTCGCCGCAGTGGCTGAGGCGGTTGCCGTCAGATAGTCGCTGGTGCTGGTGGTGGCCTTGAGCGTCGAGAACTTTGAGGCATCCTTGAGGCCGGCCAGAGCGTTTTGGAGTGAGGCCAGAGAACCCTTCAGAGAACCATAGGCAGAAATCTGCGCCTGGTAACTGGCTTCCTTTGTGTTGAGCGCCTGCAGCGGTTGCTGCTCGATGGCCATCAGTTTGCTGACAATGCCATTGACGTCGAGACCGGAGCCAATGCCGGGAGAGGTGATTGCCATAGTTGAACTCCTTTACGCTCAAAACCCGTACGCAAGCAGTACGGGGGCGGGGTCAGGCCTTTTGATTCACCAGCAACCCCTGAATGCGGTCCAATGCCTTGGCAATGGCCAGCATTTCTTCGGATGGGATCTGGCGGATGACGTCCTTGGTGGTGGCGTCTACTACCTTGACGACCATTTCACCAGTGTCATCATCCACCTGAAAACTCAGATTGCTGTTAATCGTGTTGACGAATTTCTGCACATTCTCTGCCGCATCGTTCAATTCAGCCTTGGAGGCCGGCTGACCGGGCGCAGCATTCGAATTGGTGTTAGCAGAACTCGTGCCATCCTGTAGTGCCGCTTTTTGCGCCGCGCTTCCGGCGGCAGGTGCGACTTGGGGCATGGCACCCGTATTTTGCATCCCTGTTGCTTGAACGTTCATGGCAAACCTCCTGAATTCTCAAGGAGAGAGGGCGCGGGAGCGTTGCCGCTACCGCGCCCCTTAGGCTGAACTAGCCTTTCAGCTTATCGCAGGAGCGACAGCACTTGGTTGGGCAGCGCGTTGGCCTGGGACAGCATTGCCGTACCCGCCTGTTGCAGGATCTGGCCACGGGTCAGGTTGGCGGTTTCTGCCGCGAAGTCTGCATCGCGGGTCCGAGAGCGGGAGGCCGACATGTTCTCGGAGGTGGATTGCAGGTTGGCGATGGTGGTTTCGAAGCGAGACTGGAGAGCACCGAACTTGGCGCGCTGACCATTCACTGCAGACATCGCTGCATCCACGATTGCCAGGGTGCGCTGGGCGGCATCCACCGAACTGACGTCAAGATCGCTGACCTTCTGCAACTGAGCCGATGCAGTGGTGCCGGTGAAGAAGGTAGTGGCCGCAGTGGTCGCAGTGGTGGTGATACTGAAGCTCTTATCAGAGTCCAGGGTCAGCTGACCATTCACCGTAGTGCCTTGGTTGGCGCCAACAGCCTGAGTGCCGACGTTGATGGATGCCGCTGCACCAGAGGAGGCGTTGCCGATGGCGATGCTTTCGCCGGAGGAGTTAAGCAGGGTGATGCCGTTACCGGCATCGTTCACCCGAGCGGTGACGCCAGTCTTGGAGGAGACGTCGTTGAAAGCGTTGACCGCTGCAGACAGACCATCGGCATTCACTGCGGAACCCACGGTGAAGGAGATCGTAGAGGCAGTGGTGTTGTCCGAGTAGACATCCAGCTTGTAGGAGGCCCCTGCCGTGAGACCGGTCATATCGATTTCGGTCTTGGCAGAAGCAGTAACGCCAGTGTTACCGGTAGCCTTGTTGATATTGGCGGCTACAGTCTTGGCGCTGTCGCCGGCGCTGACAGTCACAGTCTTGCTGCCCACGGCGCCGTTAATCGTAACGGTATCTGCGGCGATGGCGCTGGTCGGTTCCGTGCCGGCAACATAGGCCACGGCAGTCTTGGCGGTGGAGACCGCAGTACCCAGGGACGAATTGGCAGTCAGATCGCCACGGCTATTGGTGGCAGTGGCAGCTTGGGAACCGATCCGGTAGTTACCGTACTGATTGGTCTGGAAGTTGGCAGTGGTGGCCTGGATCGACTGACCAGCATTGGCGCCGACCTGGAAGGTGGCGGTGCCGAAGGAACCGTCGAGCAGCTTCTGGCCGTTGAACTCGGTGGTGCCGGCGATGCGGTTCAGTTCCGAGGTCAGCTGACCAACTTCGGCGTTCAGGGCCTGACGGTCGGAAGCGGAGTTGGTGGCGTTGGAGGATTGCACTGCCAGTTCGCGGATACGCTGCAGAATGTCGCCGGAGGACTGCAGGGCGCCTTCAGCCGTTTGCGACATGGAAATGCCGTCGTTGGCGTTGCGCTGAGCCTGGCTCAGACCGCGGATCTGGGCGGTGAAGCGCTCGGAAATGGCCAAGCCGGCGGCGTCATCCTTGGCGCTGTTGATGCGCAGGCCGGAAGACAGACGCTGCAGGGAGGTCTGCAGGGAGCTTTGCGAGGTGTTCAGGTTCCGCTGTGCGTTGAGCGAGGAAACGTTGGTATTGATGACGGAAGGCATGACTTTCTCCTTAAGAACTCGAAACCGGCTCGGCACCTACCACGCACTGACCGGGATTGCTTTCGGGTAACTACCCTTGTGTCCTTTTACGGCGTGGTGCAGGGGAAACTTTAGAGGGTTTAGCTATTTTTTTTTCTGGTCAGGGAGTCCTGCTGTAATCCCTGGCCAGCGCAGTCCCTTATCCGTTCCGACTTGCCCCTTCCCCTTGGGCAGAAAGGGGGCGGATTGGGGACGTAGTGGTTTGGACTGTCGCATCAGTCCGGTAACCAGGCCCGGGTCCAGTCATCAAGGTGCTCCTCAAGGAGGTAGTGGGTACGAATGTGGGCTTGCAGTGCATCGCCCTCTGCGGCACTCCGCTGTGGGTCATGGGCAAGCTCACGAATCGCTTTGATCCAGTCTTGGGCTCGGTTTCGCAGGCGAGTGACCGGGAAGGTGCCTTGGTATGGCGTGATGTCAGTGCAAATGACCGGGTAACCGAGAATTCCGTACTCAAGGAGCTTGAGCGAACTCTTCGCCTCATTGAAGGAGTTGATCTCCAGCGGGGCGATGGCCACATCGAGGTTCAGGCGGGCCAGCGCCGCCGGATAGGCGTGCATCGATACAGGGGCGTGGATTTCACGCAGATGGCGGTGTAGCGAGGCCGGGGGCGTGCCCAGAAAGATCCAGTCCACCTCATCGGACAAGGCTTCAATCACTTCGCTAATCATTGCGAGATCGCCCTCATGGCCGAGCGCCCCCGCCCACCCGACCCGTGCCTTGCCGGAGCTGCGACGGGTGGGCGTCAGATCGCGCCAGAGTTCGCCGAGCAGCCGGTTGGTGGCGACACGAATATCGTCGTGCCAATGGCGAAACGCCTGGGCCAGGGGAGGGGTGGAGACCACCAGTCGATCGCAGAGAGTGGCCGCGCGCTTAAGCCGGGCTTCCAGATCCGCCGGGAACCGACCGCGGTGGATGCTCTGCAGCGGGATCTGGGTCATCAGGTCGTCCATATCGAATAGACGTATGCCTTTCCCGTATTGTTTGCTTTTCTCTAGTTGATCAAGCTGCAAGTCCGTATAGGGGTGCTGAAAAACGAACACGTCAGGTGAAAGGCGCTCGATTTCAACCGGGTTATAAAAGGTGGTGCTATTGCAACCTTGTACCCGTCCTGCTGAGGCGAGCGCTTGCAGGGGGGCTGCTACTCGATAGTGCCCGCATCCTTGTTGATCGGCCGGCTGGGCCAAAACCAAAGGAACAGGGCGCCAGGGCAGGGGGTTGTGCGCTAACCATTGGTCCTCGTTGGGGCGATAGGCGGGCGTCGTCATGCTGTGCAGACTGTTGTAATACGGGTCCCGTGCTAGGTGATGGCGCCATTGGGCCAACAGGTTTTCCTGCTCTTGGGACCATTGAGTCGCTCTGGCGCTAGGTTCGAGTGGTGCTGCGCGGACACCGGAGGCAAGCCGAGATGGGCCATCGTGAAGTAATGTTGCCTGGGGCGTCCAAACGATGCGCCATTTTGCTTCGCGCAGGCGTAGGCAAAAATCGACCTCCGGAAGGAATACCGGGTAATGCACTTCATCGAAACCGCCCAGGTTGTCGAATATGTCCCGGCGGATTAGCAAGCATGCGGCGCTGGCCGCTGATACTTCCTGGTCAAGCGCGTAACGACCGAGATAGCCGGGATCTTCAAGGACAGCCCCTTCACCGATGAGTTCTGCGCTGCCGGACAGACCGAGTGCAATCCCCGCATGCTGGAGTCGCCCGTCAGCACTGAGCAAGCGTGCGCTTACCGCACCGATTTCGGGGCGCTCGATATGGGCGACCATACGCACCAGCCAGTCCGGGTGAAGGGCTGCGACATCGTCATGCATGAACAACAGATGCTGGCCTGATGCGTGGCGCGCGCCAAGGTTGAAGAGCGCAGTCAGCGTTGCATCCTGAGGTGCGGCGACTACCCGAAGGCCTGCGTTCCCCATGGCCTGCAATCCATCCAGAAAATTTCGTGCGTCCGGGCTGCTACTGGCATGGTCGATGACGAGGATTTCCAAGTTTGAGTAAGTCGTCTTGCCAAGTAAGGATTCGATGCAGCGGCTGAGTTGTGCGAGTCGGTTGCGGGTCGGAACAATGATGGAAACCAATGGCTGGCTTGCCAG
This window harbors:
- the fliS gene encoding flagellar export chaperone FliS codes for the protein MFVSRNPIAAYATVGVETSVESASPHKLILLLFEGAKAAILAAKLQMSNGEIAAKGASISKAIDIINNGLKASLDLEAGGSLAVQLQALYEYMSDRLLFANLKNEPAALDEVLGLLAQIHSAWEEIGDRPETAPAAR
- the fliD gene encoding flagellar filament capping protein FliD, encoding MAITSPGIGSGLDVNGIVSKLMAIEQQPLQALNTKEASYQAQISAYGSLKGSLASLQNALAGLKDASKFSTLKATTSTSDYLTATASATAATGSFSVEVQALAQAQKVKSGLFTNTNTAVGQGKVTIQFGTYDSTSNTFSANPNKSPTTITINPADSSLAGIRDAINRANAGVNASIINDGSGNRLIISSKDSGTANSLKITVEDSDGNNDDGTGLSQIAFDQTKAAGSGKNMTETLSAQDAKAVIDGIPITKSSNLITDAIEGVSLNLTKAEVGKTTTVTVNRDNSDGRKAVESFVKAYNDAIKALGDASKYDASTKTSAILQGDATVRTAISQLRTAISTPLTAAAGGFRRLSDIGITQQQNGTLAIDSTKLGNAFSDTTKDVAALFASMGKSTDSLVSFTSANKNAQPGSYAVNITQLATQGKLIGSAAPTYTIDDSNKTLTFKVDGISATVTLATGNYSPKQLIAEIQSKVNGAGAISSAGSSVAVGFDGTQAKLTGSTAANLAAAGGTTLNIGLDGGTGQDITLAASYANPGDLVNDLQSKINTAFGAGKIQVDVKDGVLSLTSPSYGSTSQITLAGAGASALFGTTTTASGTGSGALKITSNKYGSTSDVTVSGDGASSLFGASRTNTVGVNVAGTIGGNPALGSGQDLTGSSGGADGLKLTIKGDTLGDRGTVTFDRGFAQHLDQVLTGLLDSKGIFNAKTDGINATIKDIGKRRDELSTRLTALEARYRAQYTALDTLLSKMNQTSTYLTQQLASLSK
- a CDS encoding flagellar protein FlaG, which produces MNVQATGMQNTGAMPQVAPAAGSAAQKAALQDGTSSANTNSNAAPGQPASKAELNDAAENVQKFVNTINSNLSFQVDDDTGEMVVKVVDATTKDVIRQIPSEEMLAIAKALDRIQGLLVNQKA
- a CDS encoding flagellin, which produces MPSVINTNVSSLNAQRNLNTSQSSLQTSLQRLSSGLRINSAKDDAAGLAISERFTAQIRGLSQAQRNANDGISMSQTAEGALQSSGDILQRIRELAVQSSNATNSASDRQALNAEVGQLTSELNRIAGTTEFNGQKLLDGSFGTATFQVGANAGQSIQATTANFQTNQYGNYRIGSQAATATNSRGDLTANSSLGTAVSTAKTAVAYVAGTEPTSAIAADTVTINGAVGSKTVTVSAGDSAKTVAANINKATGNTGVTASAKTEIDMTGLTAGASYKLDVYSDNTTASTISFTVGSAVNADGLSAAVNAFNDVSSKTGVTARVNDAGNGITLLNSSGESIAIGNASSGAAASINVGTQAVGANQGTTVNGQLTLDSDKSFSITTTATTAATTFFTGTTASAQLQKVSDLDVSSVDAAQRTLAIVDAAMSAVNGQRAKFGALQSRFETTIANLQSTSENMSASRSRTRDADFAAETANLTRGQILQQAGTAMLSQANALPNQVLSLLR